A portion of the Juglans microcarpa x Juglans regia isolate MS1-56 chromosome 1D, Jm3101_v1.0, whole genome shotgun sequence genome contains these proteins:
- the LOC121235261 gene encoding uncharacterized protein LOC121235261: MKGVMRFRQKGKLSPRFIGPFEILDRIGPLAYKVALPLALAGVHNVFHVSMLRKYVPDPTHIIDNEPLQIQEDKTYTEELVQILSKKEQVLRTRTIPLVKVLWNNHATNEASWELEEEM; this comes from the coding sequence atgaaaggagttatgagatttCGACAGAAGGGCAAACTGAGCCCTAGATTTATCGGACcctttgagattcttgatcggaTTGGACCTTTGGCTTATAAGGTAGCACTTCCACTGGCACTTGCGGGGGTGCACAATGTATTTCATGTTTCTATGTTGAGGAAATATGTCCCTGACCCCACCCACATTATTGACAATGAGCCACTTCAGATTCAGGAAGATAAGACTTATACGGAAGAACTAGTTCAGATTTTATCAAAGAAAGAACAGGTGTTACGAACTCGAACTATTCCTCTGGTTAAGGTattgtggaataatcatgctacTAATGAGGCTTCTTGGGAATTGGAAGAAGAGATGTGA